The Rosa rugosa chromosome 3, drRosRugo1.1, whole genome shotgun sequence sequence ACATTGTAGTATATCAAGTATCAATCTGAACTTGAACAAATGCCTGTGGTTTGTCTTTTGTAACCTTAAAGCTTAGTGTAGCTGAGGAATTGGTGACATTGTCTTCAGCAGCTGTAACCTCATAATCTCCATGAAACAAGGAAACATCTATAAATCCTTGATCATCAGTTGTCATTTCCAGAGGCCCTGTTTTCCACTCGGCAATCAGCTTATCCACAACATCTCCTGATGGAGTGTTGTTGAAGTTCTTATCTACAAGAGTGGTTTCATTAAAACCAGCTGTGATTGGACCTACGAACATGATGATCCCTTGGACCGCAGGATGCGAATAACCCTCCCTTAGTACCTCTTCCAAGTACTGGGCCTGCACACAAACAATTTGATAAGTAACCTTATTGTCGGCTTGATATACATTGTTGGTCATGTACCGACATATTAAGTTTGTGTATGTCAAATTGTTGtataacatggtatcagagctgtAGTAGGCTGCACGGATCCTGCAACCGAGGTGGAGCTAGCTTAACCTATAGGGATGCTAGATTCTCTATCTCTAGTTTTACTTCTCTGTCTTTACATATTGTAGTATTGCTTAAAACAAATTATTAGAATTACCTGATATGGGCCTACTCCCACACTCACTTCTGTAAGCCATATTGGATATCCAGTTGCACCTAAAAAGTCTAAAACAGATCTCATGTAAGCAAGATTTGGCTGACCAGAACCAAAGTGACCTTGCAAACCTATTCCTGCTGTCAGATTAGCATTTCCAGGATATGACAGGATCTCTTCAAGTTTCTTCTTGTAGTTGGCTGGACTTGATGCCTCGTCGCCACTATATTCCATGGTATTATACTCATTCATGAACATCATTGTGCCAGGATCAAGCTGTTGAGCTGTGTAGTAGAATGCTGCAGAAGCGTTCTCGCCAAGTTTATCCTCAAAGAATCGGAAGTGAAGATTCTCATTCATTACATCCCAAGCAATTAGTTGTCCTCTGTATCTAGAAACCACTGAATTGATTCTCTGTGCTGATGCTGTTCGTAGTTTCTCGGGGGAAATGGTACTGTTAACCCAGCCAGGCTGCATTTTTGGATCATCCCAGAAGACATTGTGACCTCTAATAGATACGCCATTCTCTTTGGAAAATTTCACCATGCCATCTGCAATAGTATAGTTTTCTTGGCCTTCTATTTTCTCAGTGCTGTACCACTTCATCTCATTGGTGAAAGTGGTATATCTAAATCTTGATGCAAACCAATTCTGGTAGTCGGTGCTTGTGAGGATGTTATGGTTCATGCAACATCCGAATGGGAAGTCCGACTTCGTCTGCTTGATGGACACTTTAGCACCTGTAAGAGGAGCTTTATTTGCCTGAGTTACCTGCAACCTCACCTTACTCTTTCGTCCCTGCAGGGTTTAAATCAATTGAGGACTTCATAAAATGACACGACACGAATTTCCTCTCTATATGTCAAATGTGATGtgcataacaaattaacaagGATCTCGGTTTACCACAATAATGCTTTTGTCTTGGTGTGATTTCCATTCCTCCTTGGTGAATGGTTGTAACGAGACATTGTCCACCCATATTTCCACTAATGTATTTTTGCTCTACATAGGAGATGCat is a genomic window containing:
- the LOC133739035 gene encoding endo-1,4-beta-xylanase 5-like; translation: MFKKACTSLLFACIFLYFGDGTSASAYNYTTTTKCLKEPLEALYGGGIIVNPVNHNIEGWKAFGQGKIRERISKTASNSFSQKVQVEQGKIYTLSASVQVSEGSEIVAVVFKFPTGENIRGGDVVAEHGCWTLLKGGVVANFTSLVEIFFESKNTLVEIWVDNVSLQPFTKEEWKSHQDKSIIVGRKSKVRLQVTQANKAPLTGAKVSIKQTKSDFPFGCCMNHNILTSTDYQNWFASRFRYTTFTNEMKWYSTEKIEGQENYTIADGMVKFSKENGVSIRGHNVFWDDPKMQPGWVNSTISPEKLRTASAQRINSVVSRYRGQLIAWDVMNENLHFRFFEDKLGENASAAFYYTAQQLDPGTMMFMNEYNTMEYSGDEASSPANYKKKLEEILSYPGNANLTAGIGLQGHFGSGQPNLAYMRSVLDFLGATGYPIWLTEVSVGVGPYQAQYLEEVLREGYSHPAVQGIIMFVGPITAGFNETTLVDKNFNNTPSGDVVDKLIAEWKTGPLEMTTDDQGFIDVSLFHGDYEVTAAEDNVTNSSATLSFKVTKDKPQAFVQVQIDT